A genomic window from Chelonoidis abingdonii isolate Lonesome George chromosome 26, CheloAbing_2.0, whole genome shotgun sequence includes:
- the MARS1 gene encoding methionine--tRNA ligase, cytoplasmic isoform X2 — translation MRLFLSEGSAQGLKVLAAAEASGARVRLERVPPDGHVVPFLTHPRVPALHLDSGTVLFSPNAICQYFFLLAGKEPNDLTNQWLEWETTELQPAVSTALYCHLVQGKKGEEVLGAIRKTLTYIDQSLTSKATPYLAGEAESVADIVLWAALFPVLRDESCLPDELHALRSWFQTMNLSEPCRSAAVSVLTPKGVQAFKLYLQKQPGPTLHWEKPAANEPEEEELAERSLSEEEIAAAAEAWARGPAALPERWQPPSPVLPVEGRRNVLITSALPYVNNVPHLGNIIGCVLSADVFARYCRLQNWNTLYVCGTDEYGTATETKALEEGLTPQQICDKYNAIHIQIYRWFDISFDYFGRTTTAHQTAIAQDIFQRLLERNMLLTDTVDQLRCERCQRFLADRFVEGICPFCNYEEARGDQCDKCGKLISAVELKKPQCKVCKDSPVVKSSQHLFLDLPQLEERLEKWLEQSWATGNWTTNSRFITRSWIRDGLKPRCITRDLKWGTPVPLDGFRDKVFYVWFDAPIGYLSITANYTDQWERWWKNPQQVQLYNFMAKDNVPFHSVIFPCTLLGAEDNYTLVNHLVATEYLNYEDGKFSKSRGVGVFGDMAQDTGIPADIWRFYLLFLRPEGQDSAFSWTDLMLKNNSELLNNLGNFVNRAGMFVCKFFGGRVPPMELGADDKRLLAHVTLELRQYNQLLEKVRIRDALRCILSISRYGNQYIQVNEPWKRIKGHDADRTRAGTVTGVAVNIAALISVMLQPYMPGISATIQRQLCVPQACNVLTDTFLCLLPPGHQIGTVTPLFQKLENEHIEALRKRFGGGQAQAACVASANVTPSGPGGGAVLAGDPQKVKELAEEVAEQADHVRQLKASKAEKGQIDGEVAKLLELKKQLAVAEGKTPEPPALKGKRK, via the exons GTCACGTGGTCCCTTTTCTGACCCACCCGCGGgtgccagccctgcacctggaCAGCGGCACTGTCCTCTTCTCCCCAAATGCCATCTGTCA GTACTTCTTCCTCCTAGCTGGAAAGGAGCCCAACGATCTCACCAATCAGTGGCTTGAATGGGAAACAACAGAGCTGCAG CCGGCTGTGTCCACAGCCCTGTATTGCCACCTGGTGcaaggaaagaaaggagaagaggtTCTGGGGGCCATCAGGAAAACGTTAACCTACATTGATCAAAGCTTGACCAGCAAAGCCACTCCTTACCTCGCCGGG GAGGCAGAATCGGTAGCCGACATTGTCCTGTGGGCCGCCCTGTTCCCTGTGCTGCGGGATGAATCCTGCCTGCCAG ATGAGCTGCATGCTCTGAGGAGCTGGTTCCAGACCATGAACCTCTCGGAGCCCTGCAGAAGCGCCGCTGTGTCCGTGCTGACGCCCAAAGGAGTCCAGGCGTTCAAACTCTATCTGCAGAAACAGCCAGGGCCCACCCTGCACTGGGAGAAGCCAGCAGCTAATGAGCCAGAG GAAGAGGAATTGGCTGAGCGCTCGTTGTCGGAGGAAGAAATCGCAGCTGCCGCAGAAGCCTGGGCCAGAGGCCCGGCAGCCCTGCCCGAACGCTGGCAGCCGCCAAGCCCTGT gctgcctgTGGAGGGCAGAAGGAACGTGCTGATCACCAGCGCCTTGCCCTACGTCAACAATGTGCCCCACCTGGGGAACATCATTGGCTGCGTCCTCAGCGCCGACGTCTTTGCCAG GTACTGCCGCCTGCAGAACTGGAACACGCTGTACGTGTGCGGCACGGACGAGTACGGCACAGCCACGGAGACCAAGGCCCTGGAAGAGGGGCTGACGCCCCAGCAGATCTGCGACAAGTACAATGCCATCCACATCCAGATCTACCGCTGGTTCGACATCTCCTTTGACTACTTTGGCCGGACCACCACGGCCCACCAGACCGC gatagcccaggacATCTTCCAGCGCCTGCTGGAGCGCAACATGCTGCTGACGGACACTGTGGACCAGCTGCGGTGCGAGCGCTGCCAGCGCTTCTTGGCCGACCGCTTTGTGGAGGGCATCTGCCCCTTCTGCAACTACGAGGAGGCCCGGGGTGACCAGTGCGACAAGTGCGGGAAGCTCATCAGTGCGGTGGAGCTCAAG AAACCTCAGTGCAAAGTGTGCAAAGACTCCCCGGTGGTGAAGTCCTCGCAGCATCTCTTCCTGGACCTGCCCCAG CTGGAGGAGCGCTTGGAGAAGTGGCTGGAGCAGTCGTGGGCCACGGGCAACTGGACGACCAACTCCCGCTTCATCACCCGCTCCTGGATCCGCGACGGCCTCAAGCCCCGCTGCATCACCCGTGACCTGAAATGGGGGACGCCTGTCCCCCTGGACGGCTTCCGTGACAAG GTGTTTTATGTCTGGTTTGATGCCCCGATCGGCTACCTGTCCATCACGGCCAACTACACAGACCAGTGGGAGAGATGGTGGAAGAACCCGCAGCAG GTCCAGCTCTACAACTTCATGGCCAAGGACAACGTCCCCTTCCACAGCGTCATCTTCCCCTGCACGCTGCTCGGTGCTGAGGATAACTACACGCTGGTCAACCACCTCGTCGCCACGG AGTACCTGAACTACGAGGATGGGAAGTTCTCCAAGAGCCGCGGCGTGGGGGTGTTTGGGGACATGGCCCAGGACACGGGGATCCCTGCCGACATCTGGCGCTTCTACCTGCTCTTCCTGCGCCCCGAGGGGCAGGACAGCGCCTTCTCCTGGACCGACCTCATGCTGAAGAACAACTCCGAGCTGCTCAACAACCTCGGCAACTTCGTCAACAG GGCCGGGATGTTCGTCTGTAAGTTCTTCGGTGGGCGCGTCCCCCCCATGGAGCTGGGTGCGGATGACAAGCGGCTGCTGGCTCATGTCACCCTGGAGCTGCGCCAGTATAACCAGCTGCTGGAGAAGGTCCG gaTCCGGGATGCCCTGCGCTGCATCCTGAGTATTTCTCGCTATGGCAACCAGTACATCCAGGTGAATGAACCCTGGAAACGGATCAAGGGTCACGACGCTGAcag GACTCGGGCAGGCACGGTGACAGGCGTGGCCGTCAATATTGCTGCCCTGATCTCAGTCATGCTGCAGCCCTACATGCCAGGCATCAGCGCCACCATCCAGCGCCAGCTCTGTGTGCCGCAGGCCTGCAACGTGCTGACGGacaccttcctctgcctcctgccccccggGCACCAGATTGGCACG gtgacacctctgttCCAGAAGCTGGAGAACGAGCACATAGAAGCCCTGCGGAAGCGGTTTGGAGGAGGGCAG GCACAGGCTGCCTGCGTGGCCTCAGCCAATGTGACACCCTCTGGGCCCGGGGGAGGCGCTGTGCTGGCAGGGGACCCCCAGAAGGtcaaggagctggctgaggaggtaGCCGAACAG GCCGACCACGTGCGCCAGCTGAAGGCCAGCaaggcagagaaggggcagatCGATGGTGAGGTTGCCAAGCTGCTGGAGCTGAAGAAGCAGCTGGCAGTGGCCGAGGGGAAGACCCCCGAGCCGCCGGCCCTCAAGGGGAAGAGGAAATAG
- the MARS1 gene encoding methionine--tRNA ligase, cytoplasmic isoform X1 — MRLFLSEGSAQGLKVLAAAEASGARVRLERVPPDGHVVPFLTHPRVPALHLDSGTVLFSPNAICQYFFLLAGKEPNDLTNQWLEWETTELQPAVSTALYCHLVQGKKGEEVLGAIRKTLTYIDQSLTSKATPYLAGEAESVADIVLWAALFPVLRDESCLPDELHALRSWFQTMNLSEPCRSAAVSVLTPKGVQAFKLYLQKQPGPTLHWEKPAANEPEEEELAERSLSEEEIAAAAEAWARGPAALPERWQPPSPVLPVEGRRNVLITSALPYVNNVPHLGNIIGCVLSADVFARYCRLQNWNTLYVCGTDEYGTATETKALEEGLTPQQICDKYNAIHIQIYRWFDISFDYFGRTTTAHQTAIAQDIFQRLLERNMLLTDTVDQLRCERCQRFLADRFVEGICPFCNYEEARGDQCDKCGKLISAVELKKPQCKVCKDSPVVKSSQHLFLDLPQLEERLEKWLEQSWATGNWTTNSRFITRSWIRDGLKPRCITRDLKWGTPVPLDGFRDKVFYVWFDAPIGYLSITANYTDQWERWWKNPQQVQLYNFMAKDNVPFHSVIFPCTLLGAEDNYTLVNHLVATEYLNYEDGKFSKSRGVGVFGDMAQDTGIPADIWRFYLLFLRPEGQDSAFSWTDLMLKNNSELLNNLGNFVNRAGMFVCKFFGGRVPPMELGADDKRLLAHVTLELRQYNQLLEKVRIRDALRCILSISRYGNQYIQVNEPWKRIKGHDADRTRAGTVTGVAVNIAALISVMLQPYMPGISATIQRQLCVPQACNVLTDTFLCLLPPGHQIGTVTPLFQKLENEHIEALRKRFGGGQPEDSTLELQAQAACVASANVTPSGPGGGAVLAGDPQKVKELAEEVAEQADHVRQLKASKAEKGQIDGEVAKLLELKKQLAVAEGKTPEPPALKGKRK, encoded by the exons GTCACGTGGTCCCTTTTCTGACCCACCCGCGGgtgccagccctgcacctggaCAGCGGCACTGTCCTCTTCTCCCCAAATGCCATCTGTCA GTACTTCTTCCTCCTAGCTGGAAAGGAGCCCAACGATCTCACCAATCAGTGGCTTGAATGGGAAACAACAGAGCTGCAG CCGGCTGTGTCCACAGCCCTGTATTGCCACCTGGTGcaaggaaagaaaggagaagaggtTCTGGGGGCCATCAGGAAAACGTTAACCTACATTGATCAAAGCTTGACCAGCAAAGCCACTCCTTACCTCGCCGGG GAGGCAGAATCGGTAGCCGACATTGTCCTGTGGGCCGCCCTGTTCCCTGTGCTGCGGGATGAATCCTGCCTGCCAG ATGAGCTGCATGCTCTGAGGAGCTGGTTCCAGACCATGAACCTCTCGGAGCCCTGCAGAAGCGCCGCTGTGTCCGTGCTGACGCCCAAAGGAGTCCAGGCGTTCAAACTCTATCTGCAGAAACAGCCAGGGCCCACCCTGCACTGGGAGAAGCCAGCAGCTAATGAGCCAGAG GAAGAGGAATTGGCTGAGCGCTCGTTGTCGGAGGAAGAAATCGCAGCTGCCGCAGAAGCCTGGGCCAGAGGCCCGGCAGCCCTGCCCGAACGCTGGCAGCCGCCAAGCCCTGT gctgcctgTGGAGGGCAGAAGGAACGTGCTGATCACCAGCGCCTTGCCCTACGTCAACAATGTGCCCCACCTGGGGAACATCATTGGCTGCGTCCTCAGCGCCGACGTCTTTGCCAG GTACTGCCGCCTGCAGAACTGGAACACGCTGTACGTGTGCGGCACGGACGAGTACGGCACAGCCACGGAGACCAAGGCCCTGGAAGAGGGGCTGACGCCCCAGCAGATCTGCGACAAGTACAATGCCATCCACATCCAGATCTACCGCTGGTTCGACATCTCCTTTGACTACTTTGGCCGGACCACCACGGCCCACCAGACCGC gatagcccaggacATCTTCCAGCGCCTGCTGGAGCGCAACATGCTGCTGACGGACACTGTGGACCAGCTGCGGTGCGAGCGCTGCCAGCGCTTCTTGGCCGACCGCTTTGTGGAGGGCATCTGCCCCTTCTGCAACTACGAGGAGGCCCGGGGTGACCAGTGCGACAAGTGCGGGAAGCTCATCAGTGCGGTGGAGCTCAAG AAACCTCAGTGCAAAGTGTGCAAAGACTCCCCGGTGGTGAAGTCCTCGCAGCATCTCTTCCTGGACCTGCCCCAG CTGGAGGAGCGCTTGGAGAAGTGGCTGGAGCAGTCGTGGGCCACGGGCAACTGGACGACCAACTCCCGCTTCATCACCCGCTCCTGGATCCGCGACGGCCTCAAGCCCCGCTGCATCACCCGTGACCTGAAATGGGGGACGCCTGTCCCCCTGGACGGCTTCCGTGACAAG GTGTTTTATGTCTGGTTTGATGCCCCGATCGGCTACCTGTCCATCACGGCCAACTACACAGACCAGTGGGAGAGATGGTGGAAGAACCCGCAGCAG GTCCAGCTCTACAACTTCATGGCCAAGGACAACGTCCCCTTCCACAGCGTCATCTTCCCCTGCACGCTGCTCGGTGCTGAGGATAACTACACGCTGGTCAACCACCTCGTCGCCACGG AGTACCTGAACTACGAGGATGGGAAGTTCTCCAAGAGCCGCGGCGTGGGGGTGTTTGGGGACATGGCCCAGGACACGGGGATCCCTGCCGACATCTGGCGCTTCTACCTGCTCTTCCTGCGCCCCGAGGGGCAGGACAGCGCCTTCTCCTGGACCGACCTCATGCTGAAGAACAACTCCGAGCTGCTCAACAACCTCGGCAACTTCGTCAACAG GGCCGGGATGTTCGTCTGTAAGTTCTTCGGTGGGCGCGTCCCCCCCATGGAGCTGGGTGCGGATGACAAGCGGCTGCTGGCTCATGTCACCCTGGAGCTGCGCCAGTATAACCAGCTGCTGGAGAAGGTCCG gaTCCGGGATGCCCTGCGCTGCATCCTGAGTATTTCTCGCTATGGCAACCAGTACATCCAGGTGAATGAACCCTGGAAACGGATCAAGGGTCACGACGCTGAcag GACTCGGGCAGGCACGGTGACAGGCGTGGCCGTCAATATTGCTGCCCTGATCTCAGTCATGCTGCAGCCCTACATGCCAGGCATCAGCGCCACCATCCAGCGCCAGCTCTGTGTGCCGCAGGCCTGCAACGTGCTGACGGacaccttcctctgcctcctgccccccggGCACCAGATTGGCACG gtgacacctctgttCCAGAAGCTGGAGAACGAGCACATAGAAGCCCTGCGGAAGCGGTTTGGAGGAGGGCAG cctGAAGACTCCACCTTGGAGCTGCAG GCACAGGCTGCCTGCGTGGCCTCAGCCAATGTGACACCCTCTGGGCCCGGGGGAGGCGCTGTGCTGGCAGGGGACCCCCAGAAGGtcaaggagctggctgaggaggtaGCCGAACAG GCCGACCACGTGCGCCAGCTGAAGGCCAGCaaggcagagaaggggcagatCGATGGTGAGGTTGCCAAGCTGCTGGAGCTGAAGAAGCAGCTGGCAGTGGCCGAGGGGAAGACCCCCGAGCCGCCGGCCCTCAAGGGGAAGAGGAAATAG
- the MARS1 gene encoding methionine--tRNA ligase, cytoplasmic isoform X3 has translation MRLFLSEGSAQGLKVLAAAEASGARVRLERVPPDGHVVPFLTHPRVPALHLDSGTVLFSPNAICQYFFLLAGKEPNDLTNQWLEWETTELQPAVSTALYCHLVQGKKGEEVLGAIRKTLTYIDQSLTSKATPYLAGEAESVADIVLWAALFPVLRDESCLPDELHALRSWFQTMNLSEPCRSAAVSVLTPKGVQAFKLYLQKQPGPTLHWEKPAANEPEEEELAERSLSEEEIAAAAEAWARGPAALPERWQPPSPVLPVEGRRNVLITSALPYVNNVPHLGNIIGCVLSADVFARYCRLQNWNTLYVCGTDEYGTATETKALEEGLTPQQICDKYNAIHIQIYRWFDISFDYFGRTTTAHQTAIAQDIFQRLLERNMLLTDTVDQLRCERCQRFLADRFVEGICPFCNYEEARGDQCDKCGKLISAVELKKPQCKVCKDSPVVKSSQHLFLDLPQLEERLEKWLEQSWATGNWTTNSRFITRSWIRDGLKPRCITRDLKWGTPVPLDGFRDKVFYVWFDAPIGYLSITANYTDQWERWWKNPQQVQLYNFMAKDNVPFHSVIFPCTLLGAEDNYTLVNHLVATEYLNYEDGKFSKSRGVGVFGDMAQDTGIPADIWRFYLLFLRPEGQDSAFSWTDLMLKNNSELLNNLGNFVNRAGMFVCKFFGGRVPPMELGADDKRLLAHVTLELRQYNQLLEKVRIRDALRCILSISRYGNQYIQVNEPWKRIKGHDADR, from the exons GTCACGTGGTCCCTTTTCTGACCCACCCGCGGgtgccagccctgcacctggaCAGCGGCACTGTCCTCTTCTCCCCAAATGCCATCTGTCA GTACTTCTTCCTCCTAGCTGGAAAGGAGCCCAACGATCTCACCAATCAGTGGCTTGAATGGGAAACAACAGAGCTGCAG CCGGCTGTGTCCACAGCCCTGTATTGCCACCTGGTGcaaggaaagaaaggagaagaggtTCTGGGGGCCATCAGGAAAACGTTAACCTACATTGATCAAAGCTTGACCAGCAAAGCCACTCCTTACCTCGCCGGG GAGGCAGAATCGGTAGCCGACATTGTCCTGTGGGCCGCCCTGTTCCCTGTGCTGCGGGATGAATCCTGCCTGCCAG ATGAGCTGCATGCTCTGAGGAGCTGGTTCCAGACCATGAACCTCTCGGAGCCCTGCAGAAGCGCCGCTGTGTCCGTGCTGACGCCCAAAGGAGTCCAGGCGTTCAAACTCTATCTGCAGAAACAGCCAGGGCCCACCCTGCACTGGGAGAAGCCAGCAGCTAATGAGCCAGAG GAAGAGGAATTGGCTGAGCGCTCGTTGTCGGAGGAAGAAATCGCAGCTGCCGCAGAAGCCTGGGCCAGAGGCCCGGCAGCCCTGCCCGAACGCTGGCAGCCGCCAAGCCCTGT gctgcctgTGGAGGGCAGAAGGAACGTGCTGATCACCAGCGCCTTGCCCTACGTCAACAATGTGCCCCACCTGGGGAACATCATTGGCTGCGTCCTCAGCGCCGACGTCTTTGCCAG GTACTGCCGCCTGCAGAACTGGAACACGCTGTACGTGTGCGGCACGGACGAGTACGGCACAGCCACGGAGACCAAGGCCCTGGAAGAGGGGCTGACGCCCCAGCAGATCTGCGACAAGTACAATGCCATCCACATCCAGATCTACCGCTGGTTCGACATCTCCTTTGACTACTTTGGCCGGACCACCACGGCCCACCAGACCGC gatagcccaggacATCTTCCAGCGCCTGCTGGAGCGCAACATGCTGCTGACGGACACTGTGGACCAGCTGCGGTGCGAGCGCTGCCAGCGCTTCTTGGCCGACCGCTTTGTGGAGGGCATCTGCCCCTTCTGCAACTACGAGGAGGCCCGGGGTGACCAGTGCGACAAGTGCGGGAAGCTCATCAGTGCGGTGGAGCTCAAG AAACCTCAGTGCAAAGTGTGCAAAGACTCCCCGGTGGTGAAGTCCTCGCAGCATCTCTTCCTGGACCTGCCCCAG CTGGAGGAGCGCTTGGAGAAGTGGCTGGAGCAGTCGTGGGCCACGGGCAACTGGACGACCAACTCCCGCTTCATCACCCGCTCCTGGATCCGCGACGGCCTCAAGCCCCGCTGCATCACCCGTGACCTGAAATGGGGGACGCCTGTCCCCCTGGACGGCTTCCGTGACAAG GTGTTTTATGTCTGGTTTGATGCCCCGATCGGCTACCTGTCCATCACGGCCAACTACACAGACCAGTGGGAGAGATGGTGGAAGAACCCGCAGCAG GTCCAGCTCTACAACTTCATGGCCAAGGACAACGTCCCCTTCCACAGCGTCATCTTCCCCTGCACGCTGCTCGGTGCTGAGGATAACTACACGCTGGTCAACCACCTCGTCGCCACGG AGTACCTGAACTACGAGGATGGGAAGTTCTCCAAGAGCCGCGGCGTGGGGGTGTTTGGGGACATGGCCCAGGACACGGGGATCCCTGCCGACATCTGGCGCTTCTACCTGCTCTTCCTGCGCCCCGAGGGGCAGGACAGCGCCTTCTCCTGGACCGACCTCATGCTGAAGAACAACTCCGAGCTGCTCAACAACCTCGGCAACTTCGTCAACAG GGCCGGGATGTTCGTCTGTAAGTTCTTCGGTGGGCGCGTCCCCCCCATGGAGCTGGGTGCGGATGACAAGCGGCTGCTGGCTCATGTCACCCTGGAGCTGCGCCAGTATAACCAGCTGCTGGAGAAGGTCCG gaTCCGGGATGCCCTGCGCTGCATCCTGAGTATTTCTCGCTATGGCAACCAGTACATCCAGGTGAATGAACCCTGGAAACGGATCAAGGGTCACGACGCTGAcag gtga
- the DDIT3 gene encoding DNA damage-inducible transcript 3 protein: protein MRAGRLPGPDLTMAAESVPTSLPSWELEAWYEDLQEVLSSDENGGTSLPPGGVEQKDLATLDATALLWGLDCPAPLAEPTGNAPESCELDASLTAELLELLSGTAEELVGLPESDSSQSSPAQTCTEDEEGAGPACGVKRKRSSQPQRQGKKRSVEKEQNEKRVTELVAENERLKQEIERLSTEVEATRAALIERMVNLQKV from the exons ATGAGAGCAG GGAGACTGCCTGGCCCAGACCTGACAATGGCAGCCGAGTCGGTGcccacctccctgcccagctgggagctggaggcCTGGTACGAGGACCTGCAGGAGGTGCTGTCCTCAGATGAGAATGGGGGgacatccctgccccctgggggAGTGGAACAG aaggATCTTGCCACGCTTGATGCCACAGCGCTGCTATGGGGCTTGGATTGCCCAGCCCCCTTGGCAGAGCCGACAGGCAATGCCCCTGAGAGCTGCGAGCTGGATGCCAGCTTGACGGCcgagctgctggagctgctgagcGGAACGGCCGAGGAGCTGGTGGGGCTCCCTGAATCTGACTCCAGCCAGAGCTCCCCGGCTCAGACCTGCACGGAGGACGAGGAGGGGGCAGGCCCGGCCTGTGGCgtgaagaggaagagaagcagccaGCCCCAGAGGCAGGGCAAGAAGCGGAGCGTGGAGAAGGAGCAGAATGAGAAGAGGGTGACAGAGCTGGTGGCCGAGAATGAGCGGCTCAAGCAGGAGATTGAGCGGCTGAGCACGGAGGTGGAGGCCACCAGGGCGGCGCTGATCGAGCGCATGGTGAACCTGCAGAAGGTGTAG